One stretch of Penaeus chinensis breed Huanghai No. 1 chromosome 27, ASM1920278v2, whole genome shotgun sequence DNA includes these proteins:
- the LOC125039564 gene encoding exonuclease 3'-5' domain-containing protein 2-like isoform X1 codes for MSVMWLRDHPGLTMSLFLGVGVTGGLVYHSRSIAQAVKSARLMRSVKSASRKVYIVNSEESWSQVSSLLLREARLKGAIGFDCEWVQVRGKRRPVALLQLASCSGTCVLVRLLQMKTSIPQTLKEFLADETILKVGVGPMEDSNYLAADYNIQVKGCVDLRHLVLMSHTLSPEPKSKLKPKGMGLNALSQYYLEQTLDKDWRVRASDWEAEELTQRQKNYAAEDALVGIHILVALLQKLWILHSPIIPFLPSLHWHRHLSSSVQQICFPFVDRKFSMNKSEQNGGANESGQTASCVKLKSAYQPHVARRTPLYHYSQMRAPDNELLCVCDPRKALWYVEKGKAKVVSEDPLIIQLNFEPSGRPLADRDDDGRFYLQERLNVCVVCGKGEIYIRKNIVPLEYRKHFPDILKNHQSHDVVLLCLDCHKKSNLEDKVFRYTLAKEFDAPIGNEHSKKTSVDRHQITVKNAAKALVCNRANIPEKRVLELENILKSYLETDCISETQLREMAQTDSKFGNKAFQSHGHKVYEAYEKVGLIKLIQRWRKHFLSSMKPQHMPIGWSVTHNICALKVKMSQYPKGHPERLKYKVALVGTEGIIDIPYMPDISKEESPAESESKEMTPESLSEAQNPPTDLKAAESDAISEGCKNIDYSHASECFSAADRKVALERNYESESQFTVG; via the exons ATGAGTGTAATGTGGTTACGCGATCACCCAGGATTAACCATGAGCCTCTTCCTGGGTGTGGGAGTAACTGGAGGACTGGTATACCACAGTCGCTCCATTGCCCAGGCTGTCAAGTCAGCTAGGCTCATGAGGTCAGTCAAGTCAGCCAGTAGAAAGGTATACATTGTCAACAGCGAGGAAAGCTGGTCACAAGTGTCTTCACTGCTTCTGAG AGAAGCAAGGTTGAAAGGAGCCATAGGGTTTGACTGCGAGTGGGTTCAGGTGAGGGGGAAGCGACGGCCCGTGGCACTTCTGCAACTGGCATCATGCTCAGGAACATGTGTGTTGGTCCGTCTGTTGCAGATGAAGACCAGTATACCACAGACACTTAAG GAGTTCTTAGCAGATGAAACAATTCTAAAAGTTGGAGTTGGTCCCATGGAAGACAGTAATTATCTTGCTGCAGATTATAACATACAG GTCAAAGGTTGTGTTGATCTGCGGCACCTAGTCCTCATGAGCCACACTTTGTCTCCGGAGCCAAAGTCTAAGTTGAAACCGAAGGGCATGGGACTGAATGCACTCTCACAATATTACCTCGAGCAAACCTTAGACAAAGACTGGAGGGTGCGAGCCAGTGACTGGGAGGCTGAGGAGCTCACACAGAGACAA AAGAACTATGCTGCAGAGGATGCCCTGGTGGGCATACACATCTTGGTAGCGCTGCTGCAAAAGCTTTGGATACTTCATTCACCTATCATCCCCTTCTTACCATCGTTGCATTGGCACAGGCACTTGTCCTCATCAGTTCAACAGATTTGCTTCCCTTTTGTTGATCGAAAGTTTTCCATGAACAAAAGTGAACAAAATGGAG GAGCAAACGAAAGTGGACAGACTGCTTCCTGTGTGAAACTGAAGTCAGCCTACCAACCACATGTGGCACGCAGGACCCCACTCTATCACTACAGCCAGATGAGAGCTCCTGACAATGAgttgctctgtgtgtgtgaccCAAGGAAAGCACTCTGGTATGTGGAAAAGGGCAAAGCAAAAGTTGTGAGCGAAGATCCCCTTATTATTCAACTGAACTTTGAACCTTCTGGACGACCCTTAGCTGACAGGGATGATGATGGCAGGTTCTACCTTCAAGAGCGTTTGAATGTCTGTGTAGTATGTGGGAAGGGTGAAATATACATCAGAAAGAACATTGTTCCCCTTGAATACCGCAAACATTTCCCAGACATCCTTAAAAACCACCAGAGTCAtgatgttgtgttgttgtgtttggaCTGCCACAAGAAAAGCAACTTGGAGGATAAAGTGTTTCGTTACACTCTGGCAAAGGAGTTTGATGCCCCTATTGGCAATGAACATAGTAAGAAAACCAGTGTGGACAGACATCAAATTACTGTGAAAAATGCTGCTAAAGCTCTGGTTTGCAATAGGGCAAACATCCCTGAGAAACGGGTACTGGAATTAGAGAATATACTTAAGAGTTACTTGGAGACTGATTGCATAAGTGAGACACAGCTCAGAGAGATGGCTCAGACAGACTCCAAATTCGGAAATAAGGCTTTTCAGTCCCATGGCCACAAAGTGTATGAAGCTTATGAAAAAGTTGGGCTGATAAAATTAATTCAGAGATGGCGGAAGCATTTTCTCTCCTCAATGAAACCACAACACATGCCCATTGGCTGGTCAGTTACACACAACATATGTGCACTGAAAGTGAAGATGAGCCAGTACCCAAAGGGTCATCCTGAAAGGCTGAAGTACAAGGTTGCTCTTGTGGGCACAGAAGGCATAATTGATATCCCCTACATGCCTGATATAAGCAAAGAGGAATCTCCTGCTGAATCAGAAAGTAAAGAGATGACTCCAGAAAGTTTATCAGAGGCACAAAACCCCCCAACTGATTTAAAAGCAGCTGAATCAGATGCTATTTCAGAGGGTTGTAAGAATATAGATTATTCTCATGCTTCTGAATGCTTCTCAGCAGCTGATAGAAAGGTTGCTTTAGAACGAAATTATGAGTCTGAAAGCCAGTTTACCGTTGGATAA
- the LOC125039564 gene encoding exonuclease 3'-5' domain-containing protein 2-like isoform X2 codes for MSVMWLRDHPGLTMSLFLGVGVTGGLVYHSRSIAQAVKSARLMRSVKSASRKVYIVNSEESWSQVSSLLLREARLKGAIGFDCEWVQVRGKRRPVALLQLASCSGTCVLVRLLQMKTSIPQTLKEFLADETILKVGVGPMEDSNYLAADYNIQVKGCVDLRHLVLMSHTLSPEPKSKLKPKGMGLNALSQYYLEQTLDKDWRVRASDWEAEELTQRQKNYAAEDALVGIHILVALLQKLWILHSPIIPFLPSLHWHRHLSSSVQQICFPFVDRKFSMNKSEQNGGSSSSGPPAISQKVKPMTRAFTTRKGPLYHNCQLRAPDDQPLCVCDPKKAWWYVEKGLGVVASEDPLVVRLTFEPSGRPQVEREDGRFYLQERHNICVACGKDQSYIRKNVVPHEYRKYFPDILKDHQSHDVVLLCIECHKLSNLHDQSFRHQLAREFSAPIGTEQDVKVSIDRSRKIVRNAASALVNNKENIPEERIAVLAKIIKDYFHTEDLDDNFLKDVVKMDIKIWNDDYQSHGHKVYEGYEKVGVMKLEQRWREHFLSSMKPQHMPEGWSVTHNFFKMQLKASHFPPDHPERMKYKIALVGTEGELDIPYSPPVKRENSPSSSTESQSREATPERMFVLPALSSGDDKTLCVEGGC; via the exons ATGAGTGTAATGTGGTTACGCGATCACCCAGGATTAACCATGAGCCTCTTCCTGGGTGTGGGAGTAACTGGAGGACTGGTATACCACAGTCGCTCCATTGCCCAGGCTGTCAAGTCAGCTAGGCTCATGAGGTCAGTCAAGTCAGCCAGTAGAAAGGTATACATTGTCAACAGCGAGGAAAGCTGGTCACAAGTGTCTTCACTGCTTCTGAG AGAAGCAAGGTTGAAAGGAGCCATAGGGTTTGACTGCGAGTGGGTTCAGGTGAGGGGGAAGCGACGGCCCGTGGCACTTCTGCAACTGGCATCATGCTCAGGAACATGTGTGTTGGTCCGTCTGTTGCAGATGAAGACCAGTATACCACAGACACTTAAG GAGTTCTTAGCAGATGAAACAATTCTAAAAGTTGGAGTTGGTCCCATGGAAGACAGTAATTATCTTGCTGCAGATTATAACATACAG GTCAAAGGTTGTGTTGATCTGCGGCACCTAGTCCTCATGAGCCACACTTTGTCTCCGGAGCCAAAGTCTAAGTTGAAACCGAAGGGCATGGGACTGAATGCACTCTCACAATATTACCTCGAGCAAACCTTAGACAAAGACTGGAGGGTGCGAGCCAGTGACTGGGAGGCTGAGGAGCTCACACAGAGACAA AAGAACTATGCTGCAGAGGATGCCCTGGTGGGCATACACATCTTGGTAGCGCTGCTGCAAAAGCTTTGGATACTTCATTCACCTATCATCCCCTTCTTACCATCGTTGCATTGGCACAGGCACTTGTCCTCATCAGTTCAACAGATTTGCTTCCCTTTTGTTGATCGAAAGTTTTCCATGAACAAAAGTGAACAAAATGGAG GATCAAGTAGCTCTGGGCCACCAGCCATTTCCCAGAAGGTGAAGCCTATGACAAGGGCTTTCACCACCCGCAAGGGCCCTCTTTACCACAACTGCCAGCTTAGGGCCCCCGATGATCAACCCCTGTGTGTTTGTGACCCCAAAAAGGCATGGTGGTATGTAGAAAAGGGCCTTGGGGTTGTGGCCTCTGAAGATCCCCTGGTGGTGAGACTGACCTTTGAGCCCTCAGGCCGACcacaggtggagagggaagatggcAGGTTCTACCTTCAGGAGCGACACAATATCTGTGTGGCATGTGGCAAGGATCAGTCATATATCAGAAAGAATGTTGTTCCTCATGAATACAGAAAGTACTTTCCTGACATCTTGAAGGACCACCAGAGTCATGATGTTGTGCTCTTGTGCATTGAGTGCCACAAGCTTAGCAACCTTCATGATCAGTCATTCCGACACCAGTTAGCGAGAGAGTTTAGTGCCCCTATTGGAACAGAACAAGATGTCAAAGTCAGCATTGACAGGTCCCGCAAAATAGTAAGGAATGCAGCCTCAGCATtagtaaataacaaagaaaacataccTGAAGAGCGGATTGCTGTTTTAGCAAAAATAATCAAAGATTACTTCCATACAGAAGATTTGGATGATAATTTTCTGAAAGACGTAGTTAAGATGGACATCAAGATTTGGAATGATGACTACCAATCACATGGACACAAGGTCTATGAAGGTTACGAGAAAGTTGGTGTGATGAAGTTAGAGCAGAGGTGGCGGGAGCACTTTCTGTCCTCCATGAAACCGCAGCATATGCCAGAGGGCTGGTCTGTCACACATAACTTCTTCAAGATGCAGCTCAAAGCAAGTCACTTCCCACCAGATCACCCAGAGCGCATGAAGTACAAGATTGCATTGGTTGGCACAGAAGGGGAACTTGATATTCCATACAGTCCTCCAGTGAAAAGGGAGAACTCACCCTCAAGTTCAACTGAATCACAAAGCAGAGAGGCAACACCTGAGAGGATGTTTGTCTTACCTGCTCTTTCCTCAGGCGATGATAAGACTCTTTGTGTTGAGGGAGGATGCTGA